The Candidatus Campbellbacteria bacterium genomic sequence TCAATAAGTTGTGTTTGGAGTTGAATGAGAAACACATTAGTATTAGTGGCTATTCGTGCTCGCCCAGATGCACCACCTCCAGTAATCGCTTCCTCAACAGCCACTTCGTTCGGAGTTATATCAACCACAAAAATATCTTCGACTTCATTCGTATCGCCAGCAACAAGATCTGTTGCAAACGACGTAAATGAAATGACATTTCCATCATCAGAAATAAAAGGATTCGCCGAATACTCTGAAACTTCATTCCCTGCATCATTTACATTAATAAGCGTTGTTGTGTTTTGTGTACGATCACGAAGGAACACATCCGTCCGCTCACTATCAGTGTCATCTGGAGTGAGCACCCCCCTTGAATCAAACACCACGTACCGTCCATCTGTTGATATTGAAAAACATGAAGCCACCTCTTCCTCACAAGGTTGAGCCAACGATTCTTCTCCTGCAGTAGAAACGCTCACTCGTTCAATCGTATCAAGTGTTCTATCATACACAAAAAGATCTCCTTGAGCATTTGTATCACCCGCAACAAGATTTGTTGCGTTGGATACAAAGACGGCATACCGACCCGTTGATGAAATAATCCCTTCGTATGAATCCTCATCTGCTTCTAACCCCGCCTCATCTACACTCACTCGTTCAATAGTATTGAGTGTGCGATCGTAGACAAATACATCCATGGAACTGTTTGTATCCCCTTCAATGAGATTTGTTGCACTCGAAGAAAACAGCACGTATCGACCATCGTCAGATATATCAGATGCTCCAGCATTCGAATCCCCTTCGACACCACCACTTGTTTTATCAATAAGCTCAAGAGTCTCAGCATCTCTATCGTACAAAAAAACATGATTGTATCCCCGGGTTGTTTCCGCCGTCAAAAGCCCACTTGTTTGAAATAAAACATACTGTCCGTTCCCAGAAATGGTGCCCCCTACTACATGTTCACTATTTTCTGCACCTTCGCTACTCAAACTCACTCGTTCGATAACATCTGCGTTACGATCGTACACAAACATATCATCCTTACTATTTGTATCACCGACAACAAAGTTACTTGCCCCAGAATAAAAAGCAACATATCGACCATCTGAAGAAATGGATGGATTTTTTGAAGCTCCATTGCCTTCGGCACCCTCATCATCCACACTCACACGCTCAATAGTGTCGAGCGTGCGGTCATACACAAACACGTCTGTTACGCCATTTGTATCGTCGGCAACAAGATTTGTTGCATCTGACTCAAACGCAACATATCGGCCATCTGAAGAAACGACAGACATTATCGAACGAGCGTCCCCTTCACTCCCCGAAGGCGTGTCCGACGCACGACTGATAAGCTCAATTGTTTCAAGCGTACGATCGTACACAAATCTATCAGCAAATCCATTAGTATCCCCAGTGACAAGATTTGTTGCTGAAGAATTAAACGCAACATATCGCCCATCATCTGAAA encodes the following:
- a CDS encoding PD40 domain-containing protein, whose translation is MIQKIITTVLISFVVPLCVYARTVEHVSVPTSTFTVLGAEGNASSVNRAHFSISSDGRYVAFESDATNLVAGDTNGATDVFVYDRMLNAIERVSVATDGTQGDDASDKPFISSDGRYVAFQSDATNLVAGDTNLVQDIFVYDRALDTIERVSIDALGNESDGSSRDASISDDGQYVAFNSGGANLVADDTNGVTDVFVYDRTLDTIERVSVDSEGVEGNFASNEPSISSDGRYVAFDSGATNLVGGDTGVADDIFVYDRTFDIIERVSVDSDGLESDGSSRDPAISGDGRYVAFDSEATNLVAGDTNGATDVFVYDRTLDTVERMSVDSESVEGDSHSSNASISDDGRYVVFDSEASNLVAGDTNAVADIFVHDQLSGVTERVSVSAASVEGTGASEYPTISDDGRYVAFNSSATNLVTGDTNGFADRFVYDRTLETIELISRASDTPSGSEGDARSIMSVVSSDGRYVAFESDATNLVADDTNGVTDVFVYDRTLDTIERVSVDDEGAEGNGASKNPSISSDGRYVAFYSGASNFVVGDTNSKDDMFVYDRNADVIERVSLSSEGAENSEHVVGGTISGNGQYVLFQTSGLLTAETTRGYNHVFLYDRDAETLELIDKTSGGVEGDSNAGASDISDDGRYVLFSSSATNLIEGDTNSSMDVFVYDRTLNTIERVSVDEAGLEADEDSYEGIISSTGRYAVFVSNATNLVAGDTNAQGDLFVYDRTLDTIERVSVSTAGEESLAQPCEEEVASCFSISTDGRYVVFDSRGVLTPDDTDSERTDVFLRDRTQNTTTLINVNDAGNEVSEYSANPFISDDGNVISFTSFATDLVAGDTNEVEDIFVVDITPNEVAVEEAITGGGASGRARIATNTNVFLIQLQTQLIELLKQLLAELMKGR